From Erigeron canadensis isolate Cc75 chromosome 5, C_canadensis_v1, whole genome shotgun sequence:
TCCGGAAGGAGCCTACCTTTCCAACATTCTGTTGAGAGTAGGTTGAAAACTGAATGTGTCAGCTGCAATTTGGCAACACTAACTGTCTGAATCACCCGAAAAAAGGAGATCCCCCAAATAGAGAGTCCTGCTACGAATATAGGACCAATGCATCACATGTATTGCATTGAGGCATGAAATGATTCTGTGCCATTGTATTGCTGGAAAACATGTTAGGTTTGGGATCTAGTATGAATATGTGCTCATTTTTCATTGTCCTTGTGCACATATCACATGAACTGAAGAAAAAACATGAGAAGCGCATGAGTGCTTCTCTTTTTTTCTAGTGAAGAAATTTCAGGGTGCCTTACAAAATGGTGTTCTATTTACAGTATTTTCCTTCCAGGGCATCTTGCTTCTGTCATTGCTTTTATCAAGAACTTGCTGTGAATTATCTTTTAATGAGGTGTTACATGAGATGTGAGCAgcttttcaaaagaaaaaaaaaaacacatgagaTTTCAGCCAGTCCCACTCGGGTTTTTTTGGGTCCAAAGTACATTGTTGGATGGTCATGCCGACTATGTTCAACATCTTGTAAAAAGTGTATAAATCCCATGTGTAGTGATACTGATAGGTGAACGAAGAATCGAAGATGAATCCCGTCAAGGCTACGTGGGGAAGTCTAGCCTTATGCGCACGGCCTAGCTGATATTCCTGTGATCGTTCGTTAGACTATTTTCCCTTTTATCTTACTTTTCAAATATGCATGATAAGTTACAGATACTTGGTCTTTACATTCATGATTGATGTTGATAAAGTAAAAACTTCTTTTATAAAAGGTTCTGATTACCTATTTGCATTCAAAGCATTGTTTTCATTGACCCAGGAGATGATCACAAGAATCTATGGCAAGTAAATTATCTTTATTGGAGAAGTACACAATCAAAAACCAACATGTTGACAAATTTGACTTTCACCTCTATTAGTTTGTGTagaacaaaaagtaaaaaattgagacaatacacaaaaattaaatcaaataatacGATCTCCTGAAACATCAAACCAAAGTGAAAACCACCAAACGTACAAGAATTTTAAATTACAATATGTCAGTAGTAACTCTACAAGGCCAAGTTTCCAACAAAATAAGATAACTGCAAATAGTTTTACATTTCAAGTCTTGCCCACAAATTAATATTCAAGGAGTTAATATCTACTAAGCAAAGGCTCAAAAGAATCAGACGTTAAATACATACAACAGGAAACATGTCCTTCCAACCCAGTTATAGCACAAATCAATGACCACCTGGATTACGGTTCCAGGACAGATAAGATGGATCTCCAAGCCGCCTGCAGCAGCGAATGATAACATATTAGTATCATCCATTCCAAGAAATAAAGATGATCAAAGCCATCGATCTTGACCCTATACTAATcttatgatatgatattttaGATTAAGGCTTTAATCTTTTGCTGAGGAGTAGACTGGTTGTTTTTTATCATGAATAATACAAAAAACCGCTACTTTTCTATATATCCAACAACATCTCATGTTTCAACGTCAACAGTTGGCACACTTGGCCATCTCCAAGAGTCCAAAGGTAGCCTTGTGGTAAGGCATCCTGAAGGTCTCATAAGACAGGCAAGTGAGAATATCAGATCTAACCTGGTAACATCTTGGGATGGCCAGGGGAATAGTCTAGAAAAGGGCAAAGGCTTGTCTTTTAACGAGGAGCCTAAACAGGGATCTCACTCCGTTTACCAAAAGTTGAGACACTTGAAAAAACCAACAAGAACACTATAATAACTTAACCAGACTCTATAGAACAGTTACCTGGGCTTAACCAGATATATAATAGTGAAAGCCATAGCCAAGACGAAGCACAAGCCACCAACAGCAAGATATGCAATGCCAATGAAGTCGTTCTTTCCACCAAGCCAGCTTGTGGTTGAGAGCACGAGTTTCTTCTTGCCATTAAAGCTATATGTGTTATAATTGTTCTGCATAACCACATTTATAGTATCACCAGCCTGGAGATCCACCTCTATCTTCCCATATAGCTTCCTAAAAGTTGGCAAGGCAGCAGTCCGCATCCACACAATAAGATCTTCCTGCTCACTTAACTATACAAGCATACCCAATCCACAAAGAAAGGTATTTTCAGTCACACGTGAACCTTTACaagaaaatttcaaaatattagGCTCATCATAATCTTTCTAAATCTTTATAGTCAAAAGGCTTACTGGTATAGACTCATTGAGATGTGCGCCACCAATAAGCTTgctattttgaaaatttttgggGAAGACATCTTTGCCAAACTTACTATCTCTGTCACTTTTCCATGAAATGCCTTTCTTTTGTACAGGTAACTGCCGATTGTTGTTAGCAGAGAAGCTGAAAGTATCATTGAACATACTCCAGGCTACAAGCCCACAAGGCACAATCGACGATCCATTTACAGAATCTTCAGGTTTACAAGTACTTACATCATTCTCACCACTTCGGCTCCTCAATTGCTGATCACTTCGGCTCTTAACATACCTGCAAAAACACGCGTCTAGCCATTAGTTATGAGGTTATCAGCAACTCAGCAAGGAGAGTTGGGGATTACGTTTTCAAGTTCAAGATGATTAGTTTATAATGATTGGGTATGAAACTGATTCTGGTTGCTAGTAATCAGTTCTGAAGAATCAGTTCAGGAGTAGCGGCAACAAAACTGAGACTAATTATCAGTTTATTTAACAGCTAAGTTATCAAACGACTATAACTGGCCAAACACTCGACAGATTAGCACAACCTCAACGATCATAAAAACATACTAGAACTGAATAGGCATTCCATTTCGTTGGAACCTAACATATTGATTATAATAAGTTCATATCACATAATACCTATCCAAACACCACCTAAATCCAAATCGAATCTAACTTTAACTGCTAACTTAGGTCTGAAACTATATGGGAGTGATAGATAGTAATGTACCTTCGGTGATTCTGATAGAAGTTGTCAAGCTGATAGTAAATATAAATAGGCTGCTTCATATGTTTTGGCACCTACATTACATTCATTAAAATACCATTACATAGTTACCATAACAAAACATTACAAAAGTTTGATTAGCTTAACAAACACGTATCAATAAGAAGCCTTACAATTAAGGTTCTATTGCAGGTTTTGTCAGCATCAGATTGTATAAACCTAACTTTATCACTTTTCGAACCTGTTGGCGCACAACGATCGTCATAACGATCAACGATTTCAACTACCTATTTCCACACAAAGAAATCCTCAAATTAACAAGTTAAAACTACAAGTAACAAAATAAAAGGCTAAGTGTACCATAAAGTATCCAACTTGTCACATTTTGCTATTGTGTGTATCAACttctaaattattaatattttacgTATCAAGTTACTTGCTAAGTTTTTATGCTGAGATGGCAACCATAAAAACCGGTTACGTACAATAACAATGAATCAGACGTTTGATCCACACAACACAGACGGTTTCGATACGCGCAATGTGACAAGTAGAAAATGCGTAAAATAATGTAGAAACATACATCATGGGAAGCGAAAAGAGATGCCAGTCCAATCGGTACAAAAACGATTGTCACAAGCATAAATGCTGAAATCAcctacaaaataaatttacattataaaaatataaattgttacTTAAAAAAgcctaattatttaattaaattggtAAATGGATATTAAATTATATGTAAATGTATGTACCCATCTAGGTGTAAGAATAGGTTTGCAAGCTGGAAGTTCCTGCTGAGTAAACCTagaatctatataaataaataaaaaacaatataaaataagattaaatgggaattaatattattgttatagaTATAGTAAAGtgtgtgtatctatatatataactgaagaatgtatatatatatataaataaaggaatAAAGTAAGGAGGATATAGGGGGTACATTTAGGTCGTTTAGAATTTCGACGAGGAACAGATGAATCTTGCGAATCAACGGAAGCTGAATTCACCGGAGCCGTCGTGGAATGgctcatgatgatgatgatccgGCGGTGGCCGGATGTGGAGAATGACGGTGGGTGGATGGACGGACGGAGAAAGAGGTTTTTTGTGTTTATACTCTTTTTTTCATCGACAAGAAAAGaacttttatctatttattatctg
This genomic window contains:
- the LOC122599373 gene encoding ALA-interacting subunit 3-like is translated as MSHSTTAPVNSASVDSQDSSVPRRNSKRPKYSRFTQQELPACKPILTPRWVISAFMLVTIVFVPIGLASLFASHDVVEIVDRYDDRCAPTGSKSDKVRFIQSDADKTCNRTLIVPKHMKQPIYIYYQLDNFYQNHRRYVKSRSDQQLRSRSGENDVSTCKPEDSVNGSSIVPCGLVAWSMFNDTFSFSANNNRQLPVQKKGISWKSDRDSKFGKDVFPKNFQNSKLIGGAHLNESIPLSEQEDLIVWMRTAALPTFRKLYGKIEVDLQAGDTINVVMQNNYNTYSFNGKKKLVLSTTSWLGGKNDFIGIAYLAVGGLCFVLAMAFTIIYLVKPRRLGDPSYLSWNRNPGGH